A window of the Cucurbita pepo subsp. pepo cultivar mu-cu-16 chromosome LG01, ASM280686v2, whole genome shotgun sequence genome harbors these coding sequences:
- the LOC111810621 gene encoding cytochrome P450 71B10-like, translating into MAFGKNFRGGELDNHNFHHVVRRAIVSLGYFSATDYFPRVGWIVDWLTGVHGRLEKSFFELDAFFQHVIDGRINFQATSQQEDNIIDVLLKSEKDGLQLSRDCIKALTMNIFLGGVDTGAGVIVWAMAELIRNPRAIKKLNMKSETASKKIE; encoded by the exons ATGGCTTTTGGGAAGAACTTCAGAGGGGGTGAGCTAGATAATCACAATTTTCACCATGTTGTTCGAAGAGCCATAGTATCACTCGGATATTTCTCCGCGACTGACTACTTTCCCAGAGTTGGTTGGATTGTTGATTGGCTTACTGGCGTTCATGGAAGGTTGGAAAAGAGCTTTTTTGAGTTGGATGCCTTTTTCCAACATGTAATTGATGGCCGCATCAACTTCCAGGCCACTTCTCAGCAAGAAGACAACATCATCGATGTTTTGTTGAAATCAGAAAAAGATGGATTGCAACTCAGTAGAGATTGCATCAAGGCACTTACAATG aatatatttcTAGGTGGAGTTGACACAGGAGCAGGGGTCATTGTTTGGGCAATGGCAGAGCTGATTAGGAATCCAAGGGCGATCAAAAAGCTAAATATGAAATCAGAAACTGCATCAAAGAAGATAGAGTGA
- the LOC111804139 gene encoding protein GLE1 isoform X1 — MSPVKLTLRCPSRVGQVTADPQPDFSFDDLRVELYSLEEKLKTSTTPFTKTCSRDFPLIKTTKRSSKPFVMGVYEDELQNIFNDGEVVCDQGSNAKRFNCDGCFLSDSEDSDNESTLETRAHLMEDVDLVESSLAQLTDDHLLNTKEEIRNQLGRLETNLTTLNEKSSAAASQIEKYYEARREADRRLDTQYQREIAEGLDKYLTTVQRHHEQISQREERKIRSDAAFEEAKRKEKAMLEEKKRLEKAKAEAEAKAKAEEAMKAAIEAESRAMKEVAEREAAENLKKVDAVQAQETIVGAPTTKPVNSVGQPKGTALDGTNVSRSPGTMVRASRNALTLEQERLQKLKEVEEGNQALRLSSNKDFSTHERHIARLIRQIVGTKENVSTKTSQLLKIFMDPLCPQTISIAAFAKKVVSQCESSENAVFACSHVIVLVTSQVPSAMVLLLAEFHRACIYTVPKHVGYSEAAFESKESYYKTLGFREDVDGKMESVKDYLKRLEAYMKLYGALVQTEVPGARNIHGLEEGWAWLARFLNAVPPNIYTATALYAFLQVAGFALFRKYKSQFRKLLNIISDNFLSALRGKENPGLKQIIVQIESYLEDRKFLQEPEGRTLRGSLLSSGMVPESEYTKDSYSRSGNSYFY; from the exons AT GAGTCCGGTGAAGTTGACCCTTCGCTGCCCTTCTAGGGTAGGACAAGTTACAGCTGATCCACAGCCTGATTTTAGCTTTGATGATTTGCGAGTGGAACTTTATTCTTTGGAGGAGAAGCTAAAGACGTCCACAACTCCTTTCACAAAAACATGTTCACG AGACTTTCCACTCATAAAAACTACGAAGAGAAGCTCCAAGCCTTTTGTAATGGGTGTGTACGAGGATGAGCTACAGAACATATTTAACGATGGTGAAGTAGTTTGTGACCAAGGTTCAAATGCTAAGCGCTTTAATTGTGATGGATGTTTTCTCAG cGATAGCGAAGATTCTGACAATGAATCAACTCTTGAAACACGAGCCCATCTGATGGAGGATGTGGATTTAGTGGAAAGTTCTTTAGCTCAGCTAACAGATGATCATCTGCTTAACACGAAG GAGGAAATCAGGAACCAACTTGGAAGGTTGGAGACCAACCTCACTACTTTAAATGAAAAGTCCAGTGCTGCAGCCTCTCAAATTGAGAAATACTATGAGGCAAGACGAGAAGCTGACCGGAGACTCGATACTCAATATCAACGCGAGAT TGCTGAAGGCCTTGATAAGTACTTGACTACTGTTCAGCGTCACCACGAACAAATAtcacaaagagaagaaagaaaaataagaagtGATGCGGCTTTTGAGGAAGccaaaagaaaggagaaggcCATgctagaagaaaaaaaacgtcTAGAAAAGGCTAAAGCAGAAGCTGAG GCAAAAGCTAAAGCTGAGGAGGCAATGAAAGCTGCTATAGAAGCTGAGAGTAGGGCAATGAAAGAAGTAGCTGAAAGGGAAGCCGctgaaaacttaaaaaaggTTGATGCTGTACAAGCGCAAGAAACTATTGTTGGGGCACCAACCACCAAACCAGTAAACTCAGTCGGACAACCTAAAGGAACTGCTCTGGATGGAACAAATGTGTCAAGATCACCAG GTACCATGGTTAGAGCCTCAAGAAATGCTTTGACTTTAGAGCAGGAGAGACTACAAAAACTTAAGGAGGTAGAGGAGGGAAACCAAGCATTGAGATTGAGTTCAAATAAG GATTTTAGCACCCATGAAAGACATATTGCTAGACTAATTAGACAAATAGTGGGGACAAAAGAGAATGTCAG TACAAAAACCAGTCAACTTCTCAAGATTTTCATGGATCCTCTTTGTCCACAAACTATTAGCATTGCAGCATTTGCGAAGAAG GTCGTTTCTCAATGTGAAAGTTCAGAAAATGCAGTTTTTGCATGCAGTCATGTCATTGTTCTCGTTACCTCACAG GTCCCAAGTGCTATGGTTCTTCTTCTAGCAGAGTTCCATAGAGCTTGCATCTACACAGTTCCGAAGCACGTAGGATACTCAGAG GCCGCATTTGAATCCAAAGAGTCATATTACAAAACTCTTGGATTCCGAGAGGATGTAGATGGAAAAATGGAGAGTGTTAAGGATTATTTGAAGCGGCTAGAAGCATACATGAAACTGTATGGGGCATTGGTTCAG ACAGAAGTTCCTGGTGCCCGTAACATACATGGTCTTGAGGAAGGTTGGGCATGGCTCGCAAGATTTCTAAATGCAGTTCCCCCCAATATATACACTGCAACCGCGCTCTATGCATTCTTACAA GTAGCAGGCTTTGCACTGTTCAGAAAATATAAATCTCAGTTCAGGAAGCTTCTGAACATCATCTCCGACAACTTCTTGAGTGCACTAAGAGGAAAGGAGAACCCAGGGTTGAAACAGATAATCGTGCAGATTGAATCCTATTTGGAAGACAGGAAATTCCTTCAAGAACCAGAAGGAAGGACCTTGCGGGGTTCCTTGTTGTCCAGTGGTATGGTGCCGGAGTCAGAGTACACAAAAGATTCATACAGCCGTTCAGGTAATTCATATTTCTACTGA
- the LOC111804139 gene encoding protein GLE1 isoform X2, giving the protein MLSALIVMDVFSDSDNESTLETRAHLMEDVDLVESSLAQLTDDHLLNTKEEIRNQLGRLETNLTTLNEKSSAAASQIEKYYEARREADRRLDTQYQREIAEGLDKYLTTVQRHHEQISQREERKIRSDAAFEEAKRKEKAMLEEKKRLEKAKAEAEAKAKAEEAMKAAIEAESRAMKEVAEREAAENLKKVDAVQAQETIVGAPTTKPVNSVGQPKGTALDGTNVSRSPGTMVRASRNALTLEQERLQKLKEVEEGNQALRLSSNKDFSTHERHIARLIRQIVGTKENVSTKTSQLLKIFMDPLCPQTISIAAFAKKVVSQCESSENAVFACSHVIVLVTSQVPSAMVLLLAEFHRACIYTVPKHVGYSEAAFESKESYYKTLGFREDVDGKMESVKDYLKRLEAYMKLYGALVQTEVPGARNIHGLEEGWAWLARFLNAVPPNIYTATALYAFLQVAGFALFRKYKSQFRKLLNIISDNFLSALRGKENPGLKQIIVQIESYLEDRKFLQEPEGRTLRGSLLSSGMVPESEYTKDSYSRSGNSYFY; this is encoded by the exons ATGCTAAGCGCTTTAATTGTGATGGATGTTTTCTCAG ATTCTGACAATGAATCAACTCTTGAAACACGAGCCCATCTGATGGAGGATGTGGATTTAGTGGAAAGTTCTTTAGCTCAGCTAACAGATGATCATCTGCTTAACACGAAG GAGGAAATCAGGAACCAACTTGGAAGGTTGGAGACCAACCTCACTACTTTAAATGAAAAGTCCAGTGCTGCAGCCTCTCAAATTGAGAAATACTATGAGGCAAGACGAGAAGCTGACCGGAGACTCGATACTCAATATCAACGCGAGAT TGCTGAAGGCCTTGATAAGTACTTGACTACTGTTCAGCGTCACCACGAACAAATAtcacaaagagaagaaagaaaaataagaagtGATGCGGCTTTTGAGGAAGccaaaagaaaggagaaggcCATgctagaagaaaaaaaacgtcTAGAAAAGGCTAAAGCAGAAGCTGAG GCAAAAGCTAAAGCTGAGGAGGCAATGAAAGCTGCTATAGAAGCTGAGAGTAGGGCAATGAAAGAAGTAGCTGAAAGGGAAGCCGctgaaaacttaaaaaaggTTGATGCTGTACAAGCGCAAGAAACTATTGTTGGGGCACCAACCACCAAACCAGTAAACTCAGTCGGACAACCTAAAGGAACTGCTCTGGATGGAACAAATGTGTCAAGATCACCAG GTACCATGGTTAGAGCCTCAAGAAATGCTTTGACTTTAGAGCAGGAGAGACTACAAAAACTTAAGGAGGTAGAGGAGGGAAACCAAGCATTGAGATTGAGTTCAAATAAG GATTTTAGCACCCATGAAAGACATATTGCTAGACTAATTAGACAAATAGTGGGGACAAAAGAGAATGTCAG TACAAAAACCAGTCAACTTCTCAAGATTTTCATGGATCCTCTTTGTCCACAAACTATTAGCATTGCAGCATTTGCGAAGAAG GTCGTTTCTCAATGTGAAAGTTCAGAAAATGCAGTTTTTGCATGCAGTCATGTCATTGTTCTCGTTACCTCACAG GTCCCAAGTGCTATGGTTCTTCTTCTAGCAGAGTTCCATAGAGCTTGCATCTACACAGTTCCGAAGCACGTAGGATACTCAGAG GCCGCATTTGAATCCAAAGAGTCATATTACAAAACTCTTGGATTCCGAGAGGATGTAGATGGAAAAATGGAGAGTGTTAAGGATTATTTGAAGCGGCTAGAAGCATACATGAAACTGTATGGGGCATTGGTTCAG ACAGAAGTTCCTGGTGCCCGTAACATACATGGTCTTGAGGAAGGTTGGGCATGGCTCGCAAGATTTCTAAATGCAGTTCCCCCCAATATATACACTGCAACCGCGCTCTATGCATTCTTACAA GTAGCAGGCTTTGCACTGTTCAGAAAATATAAATCTCAGTTCAGGAAGCTTCTGAACATCATCTCCGACAACTTCTTGAGTGCACTAAGAGGAAAGGAGAACCCAGGGTTGAAACAGATAATCGTGCAGATTGAATCCTATTTGGAAGACAGGAAATTCCTTCAAGAACCAGAAGGAAGGACCTTGCGGGGTTCCTTGTTGTCCAGTGGTATGGTGCCGGAGTCAGAGTACACAAAAGATTCATACAGCCGTTCAGGTAATTCATATTTCTACTGA